Within Telopea speciosissima isolate NSW1024214 ecotype Mountain lineage chromosome 8, Tspe_v1, whole genome shotgun sequence, the genomic segment aataaataaaaacagaaaaacagacAAGGCTCAACTCTTTACATTCTTGGGCTTCTCCCTTTTGAACTCACTGTAGTCCGAGAGCAATCTTCCATTCACTCTATGCTTCATGTTTTCCACCAGTCTCTTCAGCACCTGTAAACATAAATTAATGTGAATGAACCtcctgtttttattttaatttttaattttaaaaaaaaaataaaattgaaaccTTAACCATCAAAGATACTAACAGATTCGCCAATGCCTTTGAGAGAATCTTCTGGAACCAAGGCAAGCACAGTGGGTAACACAAAGCTTATCTCCATCTCTAATTGACCTTTGAGTCTGGTTCGCATTCCCTGTCTATCAGGATAAAGGGCACCTCTTACTTCTAGTTTAAACTGGGATGGCTCCAGAACATTATCTAGGCCTTGGAGCTTCCATCTTGTCTGCAAAACCAGAGTTGAAGCAGAGAACAATGGCCGCATGTAAAATGTCCATCATTCACGAATCACCATTATCAGTTGTGCCCACCAGTTTCTCTGGAAAGACTTACCACATCAAGTTCAAGGACCCTTGTGACATGGGAGGGAGTTCCAGTTGGGTAGTCTTCTCCTGATGATTTACATCTCAACCTCATATCGATTACAGGCCAAAcagtcaagaacaagaaattTATGGGCAACATCTGTATTCTCCATTCCTCCTGCATACACACCCATTATCCAATCATATGTGTctgtgtttgtgtttgtgtgtgtgtgagagagagagagagagggaaaaagagaggCATTGCAACGCTTGAAATCCAAAAATGAAACTACTAAAAGATCATCAAGAATGAATATGTTCAGATTAAACTACAAATTTAAAGTCTAAATTGTAGTTGTATGCCTCAAAGAACCCTCAAAAGGTTCCCTCTTTCAGTGTTCTACTGTAAAATCTTGGTATTACTTTCCACTCCTTTTAAGTTTCTAGAGAGCCTGGGTATCCATTTCAGGTACATCAAAGCTTCTAAAGGAACCTTTCTATGGTAATTAACAAAGAATcgaaaaatgggaaaagaagagggaagtatcaaaatcaaaactcacCGCATTCAATCTCTGGCTTCTACGCTTGTCTGGGAATATTGCTTGGAAGACTCTAGGCCGATCAGTCAGGTATTGATCAAAGGAAGCCTGCGTAAAAGACCAATTTTACTTCCAAGAGAGCAGAGCGAGAAgatgaaagagagatagagaaagaagagaggtgaAGTTTATAATGTAGAGGAGTAATACCCCTTGTGATTCGTAGAGAGGAATATCAGTAGTGATTCTTGAAGAGAAGGTTGAAGGATTGGTCCCATTCTTAACAGAAGACTCAAATCGTGGGCTACTCAAAGCCGCATGAGCTCGCCACTCCAATCTTATTTGCCCTTTGCTGCATCTACCTGTGCTCATCACACCCACGCAAGATCCTTTAACAAAGACAGCAGCACTTCTACGCAGATCAGAAACACTTCCCGGCGAATCGATACATCTATACGACGAGTAAGACTTAATCGTTTGAGTACCTGGAAGGAGAAAATCCTGAGTGCATTGCAGGAATACACCTGCAACCTCTCTCATTTCCTCTTACCCTTTATTTCTtactttcccttcctttctcctATGCATTGCCTGATTGCTTCCGAGAGCAACCCGGAGAGATAGAAGCAGATAGAGATTGAAATAGAGATAGATATGGATAAGGGCCAAACTCCACATAAGTATCGGTTTTGCCTGCTATTGGTTTTTATTCGATTCTGGCAATCCAGCCGATGTGTCGGCCCCTTTTCGGTGGTCCTATATGTTTCTTGCCTATGTCCAGGGTGTCATTGGGCCGAATCCGTTGGACCGATCCAAACCGATCGGTTCAATTTGATGTGGttcaaattgaaccaaatcgaatccttatcttttttttggggagtaGGAAATCGAACCCTTAACAAAAGTATGTTTGGCTGTAAGATAAAGGTTAgtatattgaaaagaaaaatataaaatatataaaaaaagagagggttaaaaat encodes:
- the LOC122672066 gene encoding uncharacterized protein LOC122672066, yielding MREVAGVFLQCTQDFLLPGTQTIKSYSSYRCIDSPGSVSDLRRSAAVFVKGSCVGVMSTGRCSKGQIRLEWRAHAALSSPRFESSVKNGTNPSTFSSRITTDIPLYESQGASFDQYLTDRPRVFQAIFPDKRRSQRLNAEEWRIQMLPINFLFLTVWPVIDMRLRCKSSGEDYPTGTPSHVTRVLELDVTRWKLQGLDNVLEPSQFKLEVRGALYPDRQGMRTRLKGQLEMEISFVLPTVLALVPEDSLKGIGESVLKRLVENMKHRVNGRLLSDYSEFKREKPKNVKS